The following coding sequences are from one Nicotiana tabacum cultivar K326 chromosome 1, ASM71507v2, whole genome shotgun sequence window:
- the LOC107759814 gene encoding uncharacterized protein LOC107759814 has product MESHRNLPTNAISFCLLPSELIQYIILQLALPEIIRLKSVNKSISSIISDRDFVRDYNLQSSSATWLFLYKKRWRREAVLYGFADSSNRWFNILIADLLKQVVPPGEDVYFLTASGNIFLFALNNRQEVMSVDIMTRMVKKIPPSPLGPRGTSSWRRSGMKLLSCPSSSKHFRFLFAELHESHPTLFEYDSRVEKWQFMQAREVTQDLQGDFIFLSASNGRNGSVIIAVRPQCNSTPVVIRPTFITRGNEEDQLAVGFSWGNAIDLLHVYGDGNMITIRSGKVDDVNKTVRKIKGIELWGLSTNGRYWELVSRAPNDLIYKICKPYGAMLGCMQKGEGMTRAILMTNLQGTWDTIWLSYDKNDDQWAWLPLPDCKMKGSNLAGVTFSSGLTLS; this is encoded by the coding sequence ATGGAAAGTCATCGGAATTTGCCCACAAATGCCATCAGTTTTTGCTTACTCCCCTCGGAGCTCATCCAATATATAATTCTTCAGCTTGCCTTGCCTGAGATTATCCGACTGAAATCTGTCAATAAGTCCATTTCCTCTATTATTTCTGATCGGGATTTCGTTCGCGACTACAATCTTCAATCGAGCTCCGCCACGTGGCTCTTCCTCTACAAGAAACGGTGGCGCCGTGAAGCTGTGCTCTATGGCTTCGCCGATTCTTCCAACCGGTGGTTTAATATATTGATCGCCGATTTGTTGAAACAAGTGGTTCCGCCAGGTGAAGATGTCTACTTTTTGACTGCTTCTGGTAATATATTCCTCTTTGCTTTGAATAACAGGCAggaagttatgtcagttgacaTTATGACTAGGATGGTGAAAAAGATCCCTCCAAGTCCGTTAGGTCCACGTGGCACGTCCTCATGGCGAAGATCCGGTATGAAATTACTGTCTTGCCCTTCTAGTTCCAAGCATTTCCGATTTTTGTTTGCTGAGTTACATGAAAGTCATCCAACTTTATTCGAGTATGATTCAAGAGTTGAGAAATGGCAATTTATGCAAGCAAGAGAGGTTACCCAAGACTTACAAGGTGATTTTATTTTCCTAAGTGCATCTAATGGACGTAACGGAAGTGTCATCATAGCCGTGCGACCTCAATGCAACAGCACTCCAGTGGTCATCCGACCAACATTCATCACCCGAGGGAATGAGGAAGATCAATTAGCTGTTGGATTTAGTTGGGGAAATGCGATCGATCTATTACACGTGTACGGTGATGGAAATATGATTACTATTAGATCAGGCAAAGTTGATGATGTGAATAAAACAGTTAGAAAGATAAAGGGAATAGAGTTATGGGGGTTGAGCACAAATGGGAGGTATTGGGAACTTGTATCAAGGGCACCAAATGATCTAATTTATAAAATATGCAAGCCATATGGTGCTATGTTGGGGTGTATGCAAAAAGGGGAAGGGATGACAAGGGCAATTTTGATGACCAATCTACAGGGTACATGGGACACAATTTGGTTAAGCTATGACAAAAACGACGACCAGTGGGCGTGGCTCCCGTTACCTGATTGCAAAATGAAGGGCTCAAACTTGGCTGGAGTCACATTCTCCTCTGGTTTAACCTTGTCCTAG